The following are from one region of the Aequoribacter fuscus genome:
- a CDS encoding Sir2 family NAD-dependent protein deacetylase — protein sequence MTLIEIAEHMRQRRALFLTGAGISVGAGIPTYRTQDGEWARSTPITDTQFRQSSSMRQRYWARSFVGWPLTSRAQPTQTHRRLALWHQHEFLPELITQNVDRLHQKAGFDRAIDIHGRLDRVLCLQCSAPMHRDHWQLELARANPQLKNLRADQLPDGDADLPDEIIHTVTVPACPYCGGVMMPDVVFFGGNIPKLISERTQALAREAGVLVVLGSSLKVYSGYRLCRLTVEYGGALAIVNPGPTRADSIATVRFNQTAEEFTEYLDALLTS from the coding sequence ATGACTCTCATTGAAATTGCTGAACATATGCGCCAAAGGCGGGCTCTGTTTTTGACGGGTGCCGGCATTAGTGTCGGCGCAGGCATACCCACATACCGTACTCAGGACGGTGAGTGGGCCCGTAGCACGCCGATTACGGATACACAGTTCCGGCAATCTTCAAGTATGCGGCAACGATACTGGGCTCGCTCATTTGTCGGTTGGCCGCTCACCTCGCGCGCGCAGCCCACCCAAACGCACAGGCGCTTAGCCCTTTGGCATCAGCACGAATTCTTGCCTGAGCTCATCACCCAAAACGTCGATCGATTGCATCAAAAAGCCGGGTTTGACCGCGCTATTGATATTCATGGCCGCCTCGATCGAGTGCTCTGTTTGCAGTGTTCGGCGCCTATGCATCGAGACCACTGGCAGCTTGAGCTAGCGCGAGCCAATCCACAGCTCAAAAATTTACGGGCCGACCAATTACCCGATGGTGACGCCGACTTGCCCGATGAAATCATCCATACAGTCACCGTACCCGCGTGCCCGTATTGTGGCGGGGTTATGATGCCCGATGTGGTGTTTTTCGGTGGCAATATCCCGAAACTGATTTCTGAGCGCACTCAAGCACTGGCCCGGGAAGCGGGTGTTTTGGTTGTGTTGGGAAGCTCGCTCAAGGTTTATTCGGGGTATCGTTTGTGTCGACTTACGGTCGAATACGGGGGTGCTTTAGCGATTGTAAATCCCGGACCAACGCGTGCCGACAGTATTGCCACGGTCCGCTTCAACCAAACCGCCGAGGAATTTACTGAGTATTTGGATGCGCTTTTGACAAGTTAG
- a CDS encoding isochorismatase family protein: MADLSRRNIGLGSKPGLIVVDMSLGFTQPESPLGGHFDSVVAATATLIEACRARDLPIVYTTVVYDRDEDASVFRARLPSLNILKRGSAWVAIDPRLVPSESDFLAEKHFPSAFVGTNVDAYLRSQSADSVIVVGLTTSGCVRATAVDALSHNYPTVVVRDAVGDRNPDAHEANLHDLHAKYVDVLSLEQTLQLLPKRSKS, translated from the coding sequence GTGGCCGATCTCTCGCGCAGAAACATTGGCTTAGGCAGTAAACCCGGGCTGATTGTCGTAGACATGAGTCTCGGGTTTACACAACCTGAATCGCCTTTGGGCGGGCATTTCGATTCGGTGGTGGCGGCGACCGCTACGCTCATTGAGGCCTGCCGTGCGCGAGATTTGCCTATTGTTTACACCACCGTTGTGTATGATCGAGACGAGGACGCCTCGGTATTTCGTGCGCGGTTACCAAGCTTGAATATCCTCAAGCGTGGCAGTGCATGGGTAGCTATTGACCCTAGGCTTGTACCGTCAGAGTCTGATTTTTTGGCGGAAAAGCACTTTCCCAGCGCTTTTGTGGGTACCAATGTGGATGCGTATTTACGCTCGCAAAGCGCGGATTCAGTCATTGTGGTCGGCTTGACCACCAGTGGTTGTGTGCGGGCAACGGCAGTTGATGCGCTGTCTCACAACTATCCCACGGTGGTCGTAAGGGATGCTGTGGGTGACCGAAATCCGGATGCCCACGAAGCGAACCTCCACGACCTGCACGCAAAGTATGTGGATGTATTGTCGCTCGAACAGACCCTACAGCTGTTGCCCAAGAGGTCAAAATCATGA
- a CDS encoding hydantoinase/oxoprolinase family protein has translation MTYRLGVDVGGTFTDFLLMNEETGQTFTAKVPSTPEDSSIGVLNGVAKICDESGINPADIKFVMHGTTVATNAVLTGKGAKVGLITTSGYEHTLQVARSFCPGGLGGWVSFVKKPLLAPLELTIGAVERIDADGSVSTPLDEDALRTQLSALAAKNQVEALTICFINAYVNSEHERRAAEIAAEFFTDIPISISSDVVPEMQEYERTETTVVNSYVRPEVSRYLNNLQTSLEERLGGDTQLSILRSDGGLASSRATADSPVNILMSGPAGGVAGALFFCEQAGYKNLLTFDMGGTSTDVALIQDAKTNIRRETIVGDVRVRAPSVDVRTIGAGGGSIAFVAELTKALRVGPESAGAVPGPAAYMKGGELPTVCDANVVLGYLPSDAQLGGAMAINRDAAIAAVQKVADALGIDVMEAAEGIIRIANEAMFGALRLVSVEQGYDPRDFSLVGFGGAGPLHANALGRLVNSFPVIVPPGPGVLCAYGDATTQLQDEAARSYGALASEISKDQLASDLAALKDRAAQALLADGIAEDQLVVTYQADVRYVGQAFQISVDFDNDSLVEKGLSVITDVFDDEHEKLFTFKLGDGHEIVMIRAVVASQAQNLEIKRQEDTSATLQDCAIHETRIYFEGNWYDATIYERYKLHSGLTVSGPAIVTEMDSTTLILPGFQARTDLVGNLLIEPIQA, from the coding sequence ATGACCTATCGCTTAGGTGTAGACGTCGGGGGCACATTTACCGATTTTCTGCTCATGAATGAGGAGACAGGGCAAACGTTCACCGCAAAGGTGCCTTCGACCCCCGAGGACTCCTCGATTGGGGTGTTAAATGGCGTCGCAAAAATTTGTGACGAATCTGGCATTAACCCTGCGGACATTAAGTTCGTCATGCATGGCACGACGGTGGCGACCAATGCGGTATTAACCGGTAAAGGTGCGAAGGTAGGTCTGATTACCACTTCTGGTTATGAGCATACCTTGCAGGTTGCTCGCAGCTTCTGCCCGGGCGGCTTAGGCGGCTGGGTAAGCTTCGTTAAAAAGCCCTTGCTTGCGCCGCTAGAGCTAACGATTGGTGCAGTTGAGCGCATCGACGCTGATGGCTCGGTATCAACACCACTTGATGAAGATGCTTTGCGCACTCAGCTGTCGGCTTTGGCTGCCAAGAATCAAGTCGAAGCACTGACGATTTGTTTTATCAATGCTTACGTTAACAGTGAACACGAGCGCCGCGCTGCTGAAATCGCGGCTGAGTTTTTCACTGATATTCCCATTTCGATTTCATCGGATGTGGTGCCCGAAATGCAGGAGTACGAGCGCACTGAAACCACCGTGGTGAACTCTTATGTACGCCCCGAAGTGTCGCGCTACTTGAATAACCTGCAAACGTCCCTAGAAGAGCGTTTGGGCGGTGACACACAGTTATCGATCTTGCGCTCTGACGGCGGTTTGGCGTCTTCACGAGCGACTGCCGATTCACCGGTAAATATATTGATGTCAGGTCCTGCGGGTGGTGTGGCGGGCGCCTTGTTCTTCTGCGAACAGGCTGGCTACAAGAACCTACTGACCTTTGATATGGGGGGGACATCTACCGACGTCGCCCTGATTCAAGATGCGAAAACTAATATTCGACGCGAGACCATTGTTGGTGACGTGCGCGTACGTGCGCCCTCGGTCGACGTGAGAACAATCGGGGCAGGCGGTGGCTCAATCGCCTTTGTTGCCGAGTTAACCAAAGCGCTGCGTGTGGGCCCTGAGTCGGCGGGCGCGGTCCCTGGGCCCGCGGCGTACATGAAAGGCGGAGAGTTGCCAACAGTATGTGACGCCAACGTGGTGTTAGGTTATTTGCCCAGTGACGCGCAACTCGGTGGCGCCATGGCGATTAACCGAGATGCAGCCATTGCGGCGGTGCAAAAAGTAGCGGATGCCCTGGGTATTGATGTCATGGAGGCTGCCGAAGGTATTATCCGTATCGCCAACGAGGCGATGTTTGGCGCATTGCGCTTGGTCTCTGTGGAACAAGGCTATGATCCGCGAGACTTTAGCCTGGTCGGTTTTGGTGGTGCCGGTCCACTGCACGCCAACGCGCTGGGACGTTTGGTTAACTCGTTCCCTGTCATTGTACCGCCCGGCCCCGGTGTTCTATGCGCTTACGGAGATGCGACCACTCAGCTGCAAGACGAAGCGGCAAGAAGTTATGGTGCATTGGCCAGCGAGATTTCTAAAGACCAACTCGCATCTGATTTGGCCGCATTAAAAGATCGCGCAGCGCAAGCGTTATTGGCTGACGGTATAGCGGAAGATCAGTTGGTTGTTACCTACCAAGCAGATGTGCGCTATGTCGGTCAAGCGTTCCAAATTAGCGTTGATTTTGACAACGATAGTTTGGTTGAGAAAGGCTTGAGCGTTATCACCGACGTGTTCGATGACGAGCACGAGAAGTTGTTCACCTTTAAGTTGGGCGATGGCCACGAGATTGTCATGATTCGCGCGGTCGTTGCGTCGCAGGCACAGAACCTTGAAATCAAACGGCAAGAAGATACTTCGGCCACGCTGCAAGACTGTGCGATTCACGAAACGCGCATCTACTTCGAAGGTAATTGGTACGACGCAACCATTTACGAACGTTATAAGTTGCACTCTGGCCTGACTGTTTCTGGTCCTGCCATTGTTACTGAAATGGACTCTACAACGCTGATTTTGCCGGGTTTCCAAGCCCGCACAGACCTTGTAGGTAATTTACTGATTGAACCCATTCAAGCGTAA
- a CDS encoding SDR family NAD(P)-dependent oxidoreductase has product MSNFTKPFRQSLIGEIWDFTGPGYRKAKKRFTRQSWSTDKHIVLTGATSGLGLSTAKSLAVAGANLTLVVRDPARGQALQQECESLGASSCQVLIADLALLADTRRVIDALVAQNRPVDVLINNAGALFNARAETAEGIEQSTSLLLLSPVILMQGLKPLLQAAGSARVVNVVSGGMYTQRLSMSWLRSGFAHRYDGPAVYAQAKRALSIVTQEWHEEWAKHGVFINTMHPGWADTPGVQSALPTFRRITQWILRSPEEGADTIVWMAADDDLEGVSGCLFLDRQARRYYLNKKSQERPTDRRALLSFVSEFVSS; this is encoded by the coding sequence ATGAGTAATTTTACTAAGCCATTTCGACAATCTCTGATCGGTGAAATTTGGGACTTTACAGGTCCTGGGTACAGAAAAGCGAAAAAGCGATTCACTCGGCAGTCATGGTCTACCGATAAACACATTGTACTCACGGGTGCGACGTCGGGGCTTGGTTTGTCGACCGCAAAAAGTCTCGCGGTCGCTGGTGCCAACTTGACATTGGTGGTCCGCGATCCGGCAAGAGGGCAGGCGCTTCAGCAAGAATGCGAGAGTCTAGGGGCCAGCAGTTGTCAGGTGCTTATCGCTGATTTGGCGTTGCTTGCCGATACTCGACGTGTCATTGATGCACTTGTCGCACAAAACAGGCCTGTTGACGTGTTGATTAACAATGCAGGTGCACTGTTTAACGCTCGCGCCGAAACTGCAGAGGGTATCGAGCAGAGCACATCCTTGTTGCTATTGAGTCCAGTGATATTGATGCAGGGCCTCAAACCGCTACTGCAAGCAGCTGGGTCAGCTCGGGTTGTGAATGTTGTATCGGGTGGTATGTATACCCAACGATTATCGATGTCATGGCTGCGATCGGGATTTGCGCATCGCTACGATGGCCCCGCTGTTTACGCGCAGGCAAAGCGGGCGCTGTCGATTGTGACACAAGAGTGGCATGAGGAGTGGGCCAAGCACGGGGTGTTTATCAATACCATGCACCCCGGCTGGGCGGATACACCAGGAGTGCAGTCGGCCTTACCCACCTTTCGGCGCATCACGCAATGGATTTTGCGATCGCCAGAAGAGGGGGCAGACACCATTGTTTGGATGGCGGCAGATGATGATCTTGAAGGTGTGAGCGGGTGTTTGTTTCTCGACCGTCAGGCGCGGCGATATTACTTGAATAAGAAGTCTCAAGAGCGACCGACCGATCGTCGTGCATTACTTTCATTTGTTAGTGAATTTGTTTCAAGTTGA
- a CDS encoding TIGR01777 family oxidoreductase, protein MHILLTGGTGFIGQALVPHLQAMGHTLTIFSRQRHSESSAVKFIQHLDDLTQAEPIDTVINLAGESLAGARWTKRYKQKLRASRIDLTQNLVHTLQRSDHRPKHFISGSAIGWYGDCGEQKVDESHPAGSGFGAELCKDWETAALAAQDALGSTVTVLRIGVVLDKNGGAFPQLFTPFRFGLANWPGSGDQYLSWIHRSDLVAAIAFLLKHPLEGAVNLTAPEPTTYKMLAQEISKLRKTWVTMPAPAFAMRLALGEMADELLLNGQRVLPTKLAANGFAFHYPTIDKTLQAILTQ, encoded by the coding sequence ATGCACATTCTACTTACTGGCGGTACTGGCTTTATCGGGCAAGCATTAGTACCCCACCTACAAGCCATGGGGCACACGCTGACGATCTTCAGTCGGCAACGCCATTCAGAGTCTTCCGCGGTAAAGTTCATTCAACACCTCGATGACCTGACCCAGGCGGAACCCATCGACACGGTGATTAATCTCGCCGGAGAATCGCTCGCGGGTGCACGCTGGACAAAACGCTACAAGCAAAAATTGAGGGCCAGCCGCATTGATCTAACCCAAAACCTCGTTCACACCTTGCAGCGATCGGACCACCGACCGAAGCACTTTATCAGCGGTAGCGCTATCGGCTGGTACGGTGATTGTGGCGAGCAAAAAGTCGATGAAAGCCACCCAGCGGGGTCCGGTTTTGGGGCTGAGTTATGTAAAGACTGGGAGACGGCAGCACTTGCCGCGCAGGACGCACTGGGCTCGACTGTAACCGTCCTGCGTATCGGCGTTGTGCTGGACAAAAACGGCGGTGCCTTCCCGCAACTATTTACGCCGTTCCGTTTTGGCCTTGCGAATTGGCCAGGATCCGGTGACCAGTACCTCAGCTGGATACACCGCTCAGATCTGGTTGCGGCGATTGCTTTTCTACTTAAACATCCGCTGGAAGGTGCCGTGAACCTCACTGCGCCCGAGCCTACAACCTACAAAATGTTGGCACAAGAAATATCAAAACTCCGAAAAACCTGGGTAACAATGCCAGCTCCGGCGTTTGCGATGCGGTTAGCGCTAGGCGAAATGGCCGATGAACTGCTCCTCAACGGACAACGTGTGCTGCCGACCAAGCTCGCGGCAAATGGCTTTGCGTTTCATTACCCAACAATCGATAAAACCTTGCAGGCCATACTGACCCAATAA
- a CDS encoding CaiB/BaiF CoA transferase family protein: protein MATALEGVTIIDLTHMLSGPYAGMILADLGAETIKVEPLAGEGTRKLLQSDPDYSLGDQGAYFITLNRNKKSVAIDLKSSQGLEVFYDMVREADVVLDNFAADVTTKLKIDYAHLSQVNPNIITCSISGFGSDGPQYRRTAFDQVVQALGGGMSITGLDKDTPMRAGIPIGDLGGGMFAVMGVLAALRERDQKGVGQHVDISMLDAQISLLNYMATMYFMSGKNPEPIGNSHFVHVPYNSFKTANGHIIIAVIFDKFWEALVEVLDVPEFRNEKYQGQPGRLEDKQFIEARLNEILVKHPTEHWLKLFEAQRIPCARVNNFEQALSDEQVLHRNMVVDLYNDQGQSVKGPGNPIKLSRHKDAYAPAPALGADTDAVLQKIGYDEERIQTLRVAGAIR, encoded by the coding sequence ATGGCGACCGCTTTAGAAGGCGTAACAATTATCGATTTGACCCACATGTTATCGGGCCCGTACGCGGGTATGATTTTGGCCGACCTGGGCGCCGAGACGATCAAAGTGGAGCCTCTAGCCGGCGAGGGGACTCGCAAGTTGCTGCAGTCAGATCCAGACTATTCGCTCGGCGATCAAGGTGCGTACTTCATTACGTTAAATCGAAACAAAAAGAGTGTGGCTATCGATTTAAAATCCAGCCAAGGCCTCGAAGTCTTTTACGATATGGTTCGTGAGGCCGACGTTGTTCTGGACAATTTTGCCGCGGATGTCACCACAAAACTGAAGATCGATTACGCGCATTTATCCCAGGTCAATCCCAACATTATTACCTGTTCGATCTCTGGGTTTGGCAGCGATGGGCCGCAGTATCGCCGCACGGCCTTTGATCAGGTTGTGCAGGCGCTCGGCGGCGGAATGTCTATTACGGGCTTGGATAAAGACACGCCGATGCGCGCAGGGATCCCGATCGGCGACTTGGGCGGTGGAATGTTCGCTGTCATGGGTGTGCTGGCCGCACTGCGTGAGCGCGATCAAAAAGGCGTGGGGCAGCACGTCGATATTTCGATGTTAGACGCCCAAATCTCGCTGTTGAACTACATGGCAACGATGTACTTCATGTCCGGTAAGAATCCCGAGCCTATCGGTAACAGTCATTTTGTGCATGTTCCATACAACAGTTTCAAGACAGCGAATGGACACATCATTATCGCGGTCATTTTCGATAAGTTTTGGGAGGCATTAGTTGAGGTTCTGGATGTGCCCGAGTTTCGCAACGAAAAATACCAAGGCCAACCGGGGCGTCTAGAAGACAAGCAGTTTATCGAGGCGCGCTTGAATGAAATTCTAGTCAAGCACCCTACCGAGCACTGGCTCAAGTTGTTCGAAGCGCAGCGCATCCCCTGTGCGAGGGTCAACAATTTTGAGCAAGCACTTAGCGACGAGCAGGTACTGCATCGCAATATGGTGGTGGATCTCTACAACGATCAGGGACAATCGGTGAAAGGACCGGGTAACCCCATCAAGCTATCTCGGCACAAGGACGCTTACGCGCCGGCTCCTGCCTTGGGTGCCGATACGGATGCCGTGCTTCAGAAGATCGGATACGACGAAGAACGTATACAGACCTTAAGGGTCGCGGGAGCCATTCGATGA
- a CDS encoding hydroxymethylglutaryl-CoA lyase — protein MIPQVHINEVGLRDGLQAQSKHLSVDERCRLFDQLATTGVSSVEIGSFVSPKAVPQMAGTDQVLRHALANNTGVALNALVPNRKGYELALASGCKEVNVVVSSTDTMNRKNINMSTAEIMAASQGIIESAVADGVKVNAYVAVAFECPFEGVVDPEQVISLSKRLADWGAQRIVIADTIGAANPFAVEALLRDLLLGISADRVACHFHDTRAMGLANTYAALQSGVRHFDTSIGGLGGCPFAPGASGNVATEDVALLCQQAGFSTGIDFSALMAAVDLVKELTGTAKGGRAHYWLSNHLDKVVGQ, from the coding sequence ATGATCCCGCAAGTCCACATTAATGAGGTCGGGCTGCGAGATGGCCTTCAGGCGCAGTCGAAGCACCTGAGCGTTGACGAGCGCTGCCGTTTGTTTGATCAACTTGCAACGACCGGTGTTTCCAGTGTTGAGATTGGAAGTTTTGTCTCGCCCAAGGCGGTACCGCAGATGGCCGGAACCGATCAGGTTTTGCGCCACGCGTTGGCAAATAACACAGGGGTTGCGTTAAATGCCTTGGTGCCAAACCGAAAGGGCTACGAGCTCGCGCTCGCGTCGGGGTGCAAAGAAGTCAACGTGGTGGTCTCGTCTACTGACACGATGAATCGTAAAAATATCAATATGAGCACCGCAGAGATTATGGCGGCATCGCAGGGCATTATTGAATCGGCGGTGGCTGACGGCGTTAAAGTCAACGCGTATGTGGCAGTGGCCTTCGAGTGTCCATTTGAGGGTGTGGTCGATCCAGAGCAGGTCATTAGCCTATCAAAACGTCTCGCAGATTGGGGTGCTCAACGCATTGTGATTGCCGATACGATTGGGGCAGCAAACCCGTTCGCAGTAGAAGCATTACTTCGCGATTTGTTGCTGGGTATCAGCGCCGATCGCGTCGCCTGCCACTTTCACGATACGCGTGCCATGGGGCTCGCCAACACCTATGCGGCCCTACAGTCTGGCGTGCGACATTTTGATACATCCATCGGCGGGTTAGGGGGGTGTCCCTTTGCACCCGGAGCTTCAGGCAACGTTGCAACAGAAGATGTGGCTTTGTTATGCCAGCAGGCGGGTTTTAGCACGGGTATCGATTTTTCCGCGTTGATGGCGGCAGTCGATTTGGTCAAAGAGTTAACGGGCACGGCCAAAGGCGGACGTGCGCATTATTGGTTGAGTAATCATTTAGACAAAGTAGTCGGACAATAA
- a CDS encoding hydantoinase B/oxoprolinase family protein — translation MPARIIETNNTPLATVDVESVTVDIIENGLKNAREEMDAVLFRTAMSPGIREQGDCFPMIANKDGKMVVGQFGSFIAPFLSVYDADIEEGDIILTNDPYLCNAAVSHLPDWLVLVPVFKDGRHIAWSAMFGHMSDNGGMVPGSMPINATNIYQEGIRIPPVKLYKKGVLQEDLLELVLHNVRTSQWNRFDLNALVAACNTASKRCVELAERFGDDVFHSTMGVMLQRNYDAMKAVIGMVVPEEKREFTDYLCDDGMGLGPYKIHCTMWREGDKAIFDFEGTSPQAQSSVNFFLNEDMFKMFFGSFTINIVDPQIAFNDGFYDLVDVRIPEGTLLKPKYPAALSGRTHALGRIFDILGALLGMGAPNELLNAAGFSDSPHLFYSGYDTRPGKNGEWFQLFQIGFGGVPGRPVGDGPDGHSLWPGFTNVPNEFIESYFPLRIERYEVIPDSGGAGLHRGGNGLSVAYRFLVDGEIGIHDERWLTYPWGVNGGNPGMRSTKRIVRADGSEEWLPSKCEGIKVKAGDLLYYNTWGGGGWGDPLARDAALVAQDVARGLVTEAGAKAYGVVVVNGVLDTAATEALRAEMAAQRGPITEIFNFGGSIEEIKARCVQETHLEPPVEPVFQRRA, via the coding sequence ATGCCAGCTAGAATTATTGAAACAAATAACACACCACTCGCCACCGTCGACGTGGAAAGTGTAACGGTAGACATCATTGAAAACGGCTTGAAGAACGCGCGTGAAGAAATGGATGCTGTGCTGTTCCGCACGGCGATGTCGCCGGGTATTCGAGAGCAGGGCGATTGCTTCCCGATGATTGCCAACAAAGACGGAAAAATGGTGGTGGGTCAGTTCGGCTCGTTTATCGCGCCTTTCTTGTCTGTTTATGATGCCGATATTGAAGAAGGCGACATCATTCTGACCAATGACCCATACTTGTGTAACGCGGCAGTATCGCATTTGCCCGATTGGTTGGTTTTGGTGCCTGTGTTTAAAGACGGCCGTCATATTGCTTGGTCTGCGATGTTTGGTCACATGTCTGACAACGGGGGCATGGTGCCTGGTTCGATGCCTATTAACGCTACGAATATCTATCAGGAGGGTATTCGTATCCCACCGGTGAAGCTCTACAAGAAAGGTGTGTTACAAGAGGACCTGCTCGAATTGGTGCTTCATAACGTCCGGACCTCTCAGTGGAACCGGTTTGACTTAAACGCACTGGTCGCCGCGTGTAACACCGCCTCAAAACGTTGCGTTGAATTGGCGGAGCGCTTTGGTGACGATGTTTTTCACTCGACCATGGGGGTGATGCTGCAGCGCAACTACGATGCTATGAAAGCCGTTATCGGCATGGTTGTACCGGAAGAGAAGCGCGAGTTTACCGACTATTTGTGCGATGACGGTATGGGCCTAGGCCCTTACAAAATTCATTGCACTATGTGGCGTGAGGGAGACAAGGCGATTTTTGATTTTGAGGGCACGTCGCCGCAAGCGCAAAGTTCAGTGAACTTTTTTCTGAATGAGGATATGTTCAAGATGTTCTTTGGTTCGTTTACCATCAACATCGTCGATCCTCAAATTGCGTTTAACGATGGCTTTTACGATTTGGTGGACGTGCGTATTCCTGAAGGTACCCTGCTCAAGCCTAAATACCCGGCAGCCTTGTCAGGCCGCACTCACGCGCTCGGTCGTATCTTCGATATCTTGGGTGCGCTTTTGGGTATGGGAGCTCCCAACGAACTGCTCAATGCGGCAGGTTTCTCGGATTCGCCCCATTTGTTTTACTCGGGTTACGACACGCGTCCTGGCAAAAATGGTGAATGGTTCCAGCTCTTTCAAATCGGTTTTGGTGGTGTTCCAGGCCGTCCGGTTGGCGATGGTCCCGATGGTCACAGCCTCTGGCCAGGCTTTACCAACGTACCCAACGAGTTTATCGAAAGCTACTTCCCGTTGCGTATAGAGCGCTACGAGGTCATTCCTGACTCGGGTGGCGCAGGCTTACATCGCGGGGGTAATGGCTTGTCGGTTGCATACCGATTTTTGGTTGACGGCGAGATCGGTATCCATGATGAGCGCTGGCTAACTTACCCATGGGGTGTTAACGGCGGTAATCCCGGTATGCGTTCTACTAAGCGTATTGTGCGTGCCGACGGCTCCGAAGAGTGGCTTCCCTCTAAATGCGAAGGTATCAAAGTCAAAGCTGGTGATTTGCTGTACTACAACACCTGGGGCGGCGGTGGCTGGGGTGATCCTCTCGCGCGAGACGCCGCCTTGGTTGCGCAAGATGTGGCGAGGGGCTTAGTTACCGAAGCTGGTGCCAAGGCTTACGGCGTGGTGGTCGTAAATGGTGTTTTGGACACGGCCGCAACCGAAGCCCTTCGTGCAGAGATGGCAGCGCAGCGCGGTCCGATCACCGAGATCTTTAACTTTGGTGGCAGCATCGAAGAGATCAAAGCACGCTGCGTGCAAGAAACGCACCTAGAACCCCCGGTTGAGCCGGTGTTTCAGCGACGCGCCTAG